In the Pristis pectinata isolate sPriPec2 chromosome 35, sPriPec2.1.pri, whole genome shotgun sequence genome, one interval contains:
- the LOC127586394 gene encoding probable G-protein coupled receptor 132 has protein sequence MNLSTSTDGSCNETMCGIKFGEHGIALAVMYSITFIVSLTMNCMTLWPIIIQVKQKNVLGIYLLSLTISDLLYALTIPLWVIYYYNGHRWKFGWITCYLSGFIFYSNVYISILLLCCISVDRYLAVVYPMKSQNIRRPSTAIKLSVLIFLSVFTFHLFIIFGTIHDNSPDMANLTCFEHIPLVKPLAVANYVRFFLGFLLPLLLLIFCYQRIFKGVRKSSTLQAEQKAKVKQLSISVIIIFLMCFGPYHIILLFRTINFSLMNCTCLFERKVLLCFSVSLAFSSFNSAVDPILYVLVSDSVKKDLKKSFTAIGYKSFRKRSSSPTIFSRTTV, from the coding sequence ATGAACCTGTCAACCAGTACTGATGGCTCCTGTAATGAGACCATGTGCGGAATTAAGTTTGGGGAACATGGCATTGCACTGGCTGTGATGTACagtatcaccttcattgtgaGCTTGACAATGAATTGCATGACCCTATGGCCAATTATCATACAAGTCAAGCAGAAGAACGTTCTTGGAATTTACCTCTTAAGCCTCACCATATCTGATCTCCTCTATGCTTTGACCATCCCTCTCTGGGTCATCTACTACTACAATGGTCACCGATGGAAATTTGGCTGGATAACGTGCTATCTCTCAGGGTTTATCTTCTACTCCAACGTCTACATCAGCATTCTGCTGCTCTGTTGCATCTCTGTGGACCGCTACCTCGCTGTTGTCTACCCAATGAAGTCGCAGAACATTCGCCGGCCCAGCACAGCCATAAAACTCAGTGTCCTCATATTCCTGTCTGTCTTCACTTTCCACCTCTTCATCATCTTCGGGACGATCCATGACAACAGTCCCGACATGGCCAACCTAACGTGTTTCGAACACATCCCTCTTGTCAAGCCGCTGGCAGTCGCGAATTACGTCCGATTTTTCCTTGGGTTTCTGCTCCCGCTCCTGCTGTTGATATTTTGCTACCAACGGATTTTCAAAGGGGTCAGGAAGAGTTCAACGCTTCAAGCAGAGCAGAAGGCTAAAGTGAAGCAGCTTTCTATATCGGTCATCATCATTTTCCTCATGTGCTTTGGCCCCTATCACATCATTCTCTTGTTCAGGACCATTAACTTCTCTTTGATGAACTGTACCTGCCTATTTGAACGTAAGGTTCTTCTCTGCTTCAGTGTTTCCTTGGCCTTTTCCAGCTTCAACAGTGCAGTGGACCCGATCCTTTATGTATTGGTCAGTGATAGCGTCAAAAAGGACCTGAAGAAATCTTTTACCGCCATTGGATATAAAAGCTTCAGGAAGAGAAGTAGTTCCCCCACTATCTTCAGCAGGACTACAGTTTGA